In a genomic window of Methanoregula sp. UBA64:
- a CDS encoding metal-dependent hydrolase: MITRHHLALALMCALIASSAFLFSPPGLVCLVTAGTCIGVLLPDIHMTRPKHFKFRSFAWLIVQFPRRICAPLLCRIYAHTRHPVQDPGDKRLSHSLPGALFVFACTALLLLIPASVLKNTFVTDAIFVFLAGVFLGIFLHLIEDLCTRKGIVPCFPFSAVTITGTIRPCDTIDPRIGQYHIQHCAVLLIIVVIETTGILSSLWIMLLSIAGFLFCQVTMIGFSEVTIHWGKSQTDKQPLPLPAEGITRNPR, from the coding sequence ATGATCACCCGTCATCACCTGGCTCTTGCCCTGATGTGTGCTCTGATTGCCAGCAGCGCATTCCTTTTTTCCCCTCCCGGTCTTGTGTGCCTTGTTACGGCCGGCACCTGCATCGGAGTATTACTTCCGGATATCCACATGACCCGGCCAAAACATTTCAAATTTCGTTCATTCGCATGGCTGATCGTGCAGTTCCCCCGAAGGATCTGCGCACCGCTGCTCTGCCGGATCTATGCGCATACTCGCCACCCGGTACAGGATCCGGGCGATAAGAGGTTGAGTCATTCCCTCCCGGGCGCGCTCTTTGTCTTTGCCTGCACAGCGCTACTTCTCCTCATCCCGGCATCTGTCTTAAAAAACACTTTTGTTACCGATGCAATCTTTGTATTCCTTGCCGGTGTCTTCCTGGGCATTTTCCTGCACCTGATAGAAGACCTCTGTACCCGGAAAGGAATTGTTCCCTGCTTCCCGTTTTCTGCCGTGACCATTACCGGTACCATCCGGCCCTGCGATACGATCGATCCCCGTATCGGTCAGTATCACATCCAGCACTGTGCGGTCCTGTTGATAATTGTCGTAATTGAAACAACGGGAATTCTCTCTTCTCTATGGATTATGCTGCTCTCAATTGCCGGTTTCCTGTTCTGCCAGGTAACGATGATCGGGTTTTCCGAAGTTACGATACATTGGGGAAAATCCCAAACCGATAAACAACCGCTGCCATTACCGGCAGAGGGAATAACCCGAAATCCCCGGTAA
- a CDS encoding mRNA surveillance protein pelota: MKAEFGDIKENYGEIRLLPETIDDLWHLKHLILPGSLVFATTFRSVESVTDKLRPEKVEKRPVRLGVRAEKIEFSEHGIRLRITGIIEHGIDCGAYHTINVETGYEISVIRQWRPVDLERIERAKKSSVFGVIHILTIEEGEAELFRIRQYGPESVVTVTTGSGKGGECDNRVAFFEGVTKTIAEITGPLVIAGPGFIKDDFLRYAKNRNCPPGERAVVVETRRIGRGAVQDVIGAGTLEKMIGDLQLSREVRLMDEVLLRIARDGAVAYGREQVRNAIDYGAVEEVLIADSLLHDTATAPLLERAERMQSRIVVLSTEFEPGERLMALGGIAALLRYKL, from the coding sequence ATGAAAGCGGAATTCGGGGACATTAAGGAAAATTATGGCGAAATACGGCTTCTCCCCGAGACGATCGATGACCTCTGGCACCTCAAACACCTCATCCTTCCCGGCTCGCTTGTCTTTGCCACCACATTCCGGAGTGTTGAATCTGTAACCGACAAACTCCGTCCCGAGAAAGTGGAGAAACGGCCGGTCCGGCTCGGGGTACGGGCGGAAAAGATCGAGTTCTCGGAGCATGGGATCCGGCTCCGGATCACCGGTATCATCGAGCACGGGATCGACTGCGGAGCGTACCATACGATAAATGTCGAGACCGGATACGAGATCTCGGTAATCCGCCAGTGGCGCCCGGTTGACCTCGAACGGATCGAGCGGGCCAAAAAGTCGTCCGTCTTTGGCGTCATCCATATCCTCACGATTGAAGAAGGCGAGGCCGAACTCTTCCGGATACGGCAGTACGGTCCCGAAAGCGTAGTAACGGTGACGACAGGGAGCGGCAAAGGCGGCGAGTGCGACAACAGGGTAGCATTTTTCGAGGGGGTCACAAAGACGATTGCCGAGATTACCGGGCCGCTCGTTATTGCCGGGCCGGGTTTTATCAAGGACGATTTTCTCCGGTATGCGAAGAACCGGAACTGCCCGCCCGGAGAACGTGCAGTCGTTGTAGAGACCCGGCGGATCGGCCGCGGTGCCGTGCAGGACGTGATCGGTGCCGGGACGCTTGAGAAGATGATCGGCGATCTCCAGCTCTCTCGGGAGGTGCGGCTGATGGATGAAGTACTCCTGCGGATTGCCCGGGATGGAGCGGTAGCATACGGGAGGGAACAGGTCAGAAATGCAATCGATTACGGCGCAGTCGAAGAGGTTCTTATCGCCGATTCGCTGCTGCATGACACGGCAACTGCCCCGCTCCTTGAACGGGCCGAACGGATGCAGTCCCGTATCGTAGTGCTCTCAACCGAATTCGAACCCGGGGAACGGCTGATGGCACTCGGAGGGATTGCTGCACTGCTCCGGTATAAATTATAA
- a CDS encoding ribosome biogenesis/translation initiation ATPase RLI, with translation MRIAIVHKDRCHAKKCGTECIIYCPRVRTGDETVVIGEDGKAKISEELCVGCGICIKKCPFEALDIVSLPEELEHPTHRYGQNGFALYGLPIPVQGKVTGILGANGIGKSTAVKILSGQLRPNLGNFDAEVDWDEILKRYAGTELFDYLQTVSKKSKKIAVKPQYIDFIPKVFSGTVRDLLKSTDERQKLAEILPVLKLDAILDHQINTLSGGELQRVAIAACLARNADLYFLDEITPFLDIYQRISAAKLIRELAAERPVVIVEHDLAILDMLADTVHVGYGKPAVFGVITRPKGVRVGINQYLEGFLAEENVRFRDTQVVFEKRAHEKGSKREDLVEIPAMTKGYDTFHLTIAGGTIKAGEVLGVIGANGMGKSTYAKLLAGVEKPDTGTMDLKLRISYKPQYIKPDSSDSVEMYLRKCTSKFDTSYYQHEILEPLSLGPILQSPVDSLSGGELQRVAIAACLSRDADLYILDEPSAHLDVEQRVKVTRLIKHHAEGKVVAIMVIDHDIYLIDMISERILVFEGEPGIKGTAVGPFAMREGMNRFLHELDVTFRRDQTGRPRINKPDSFLDREQKSSGEYYYYAADDE, from the coding sequence ATGAGAATCGCCATAGTTCACAAGGACCGCTGTCACGCAAAGAAGTGCGGGACCGAGTGCATCATCTACTGCCCCCGGGTCAGGACCGGTGACGAAACCGTTGTTATCGGAGAAGACGGCAAGGCAAAGATCTCTGAAGAACTCTGTGTCGGTTGCGGCATCTGTATCAAGAAGTGCCCGTTCGAGGCCCTCGACATCGTGAGCCTGCCCGAAGAACTCGAACACCCCACCCACCGGTACGGCCAGAACGGGTTTGCCCTGTACGGCCTTCCTATCCCGGTCCAGGGAAAGGTGACCGGTATTCTCGGCGCAAACGGTATCGGGAAAAGTACCGCGGTAAAGATCCTTTCCGGGCAGCTCCGTCCCAACCTTGGGAACTTCGATGCCGAAGTTGACTGGGATGAGATCTTAAAACGCTATGCAGGTACCGAGCTCTTCGACTATCTCCAGACCGTTTCGAAAAAGAGCAAGAAGATTGCGGTAAAACCCCAGTACATCGATTTCATCCCGAAGGTATTTTCCGGCACGGTCCGGGACCTGCTCAAGTCAACCGATGAGCGGCAAAAACTTGCCGAGATCCTCCCGGTCCTCAAGCTCGATGCTATTCTCGACCACCAGATAAACACGCTGAGCGGCGGAGAACTCCAGCGTGTCGCCATAGCGGCCTGCCTTGCCCGTAACGCCGACCTCTATTTCCTCGATGAAATTACCCCGTTCCTGGATATCTACCAGCGTATCTCGGCTGCAAAACTGATCCGGGAACTTGCCGCCGAACGCCCGGTCGTGATTGTCGAGCACGACCTCGCCATCCTCGACATGCTTGCGGATACGGTACATGTAGGCTACGGCAAACCGGCGGTCTTTGGGGTCATCACCCGGCCAAAGGGCGTCCGGGTGGGCATCAACCAGTACCTCGAAGGGTTCCTTGCCGAGGAGAACGTCCGTTTCCGGGACACGCAGGTGGTCTTTGAGAAGCGTGCGCATGAGAAGGGATCGAAACGCGAAGACCTCGTGGAGATCCCGGCGATGACCAAGGGCTATGATACCTTCCATCTCACGATTGCCGGCGGGACGATTAAAGCCGGGGAGGTGCTGGGTGTGATCGGGGCAAATGGCATGGGGAAGAGCACGTACGCAAAGCTCCTTGCCGGTGTCGAGAAACCGGACACCGGCACCATGGATCTCAAGCTCCGGATCTCGTACAAACCGCAGTACATCAAGCCCGACTCGTCGGACTCTGTCGAGATGTATCTCCGTAAGTGCACCAGCAAATTCGACACCTCGTACTACCAGCACGAGATCCTCGAACCGCTCTCGCTTGGCCCTATTCTCCAGTCACCGGTGGATTCGCTGAGTGGCGGCGAACTCCAGCGTGTCGCCATCGCGGCCTGCCTATCCCGCGATGCTGACCTCTACATCCTCGACGAGCCGAGCGCACACCTCGATGTGGAGCAGCGGGTTAAAGTGACCCGGCTCATCAAACACCATGCGGAAGGAAAGGTCGTAGCGATCATGGTCATCGACCACGACATCTACCTTATCGATATGATCAGCGAGCGGATCCTTGTCTTTGAAGGCGAACCGGGTATCAAAGGGACTGCGGTCGGCCCGTTTGCAATGCGGGAGGGCATGAACCGGTTCCTGCACGAGCTCGATGTCACCTTCCGGCGGGATCAGACCGGCCGTCCCCGGATCAACAAACCCGACTCATTCCTTGACCGGGAGCAGAAAAGCAGCGGCGAATATTACTATTACGCGGCTGACGACGAGTAA
- a CDS encoding proteasome-activating nucleotidase: protein MIERVNNLESRNLELREQLRQVEADKRYIETQKIRFEREVRKLKSESEQLRSPPLIIGNVVDVVDSSRVIVRSSAGPKFLVRSSPSINPDDLKAGARCTLNQQSLAIVELLPSSFDAQVYGMELVDSPQENYTDIGGLSKQINEIREAVELPLKRPELFTRIGIEPPKGVLLYGPPGTGKTLLAKAVAHETNAHFMRVVGSELVQKYIGEGARLVRELFDLAKKKAPTIIFIDEIDAVGASRTEANTSGDREVQRTLMQLLAGMDGFETRGDVKIIGATNRIDILDKALLRPGRFDRIIEIPLPDGEGRLSILKVHTRGLTVDESVDLVEVASMTEGRNGADLRAICMEAGMFAIRNDREAITRSDFLAAIEKVRIDFSRPVSDVEGRMFA from the coding sequence ATGATAGAGAGGGTCAACAACCTGGAATCCCGCAATCTCGAACTCCGCGAACAGCTCCGCCAGGTCGAGGCGGACAAACGGTATATCGAGACCCAGAAGATCCGGTTCGAGCGGGAGGTACGAAAACTCAAAAGCGAGAGCGAGCAGCTCAGGAGCCCGCCGCTCATTATCGGGAACGTGGTGGATGTGGTCGATTCGTCCCGGGTCATCGTCCGCAGCAGTGCCGGGCCTAAGTTCCTTGTCCGGAGCTCGCCAAGTATCAATCCCGACGACCTAAAGGCCGGCGCCCGGTGCACGCTCAACCAGCAGTCGCTTGCAATTGTCGAGCTGCTCCCGAGCTCGTTTGATGCACAGGTCTACGGGATGGAACTCGTAGACTCCCCGCAGGAGAACTATACGGATATCGGCGGTCTCTCAAAACAGATAAACGAGATCCGCGAGGCAGTCGAGCTCCCCTTAAAACGCCCGGAACTGTTTACCCGCATAGGAATCGAGCCGCCCAAGGGCGTTTTGCTCTACGGACCCCCGGGAACAGGAAAGACGCTTCTTGCAAAAGCGGTTGCCCACGAGACCAATGCCCATTTCATGCGGGTCGTGGGAAGCGAACTTGTCCAGAAATATATTGGCGAAGGGGCACGGCTCGTCCGCGAGCTCTTCGATCTCGCGAAGAAGAAAGCCCCGACGATCATCTTTATCGATGAAATCGATGCAGTGGGAGCGAGCCGGACCGAGGCAAACACTTCCGGTGACCGCGAGGTCCAGCGTACCCTCATGCAGCTCCTGGCCGGTATGGACGGTTTTGAGACCCGGGGAGACGTGAAGATCATCGGGGCCACGAACAGGATCGATATTCTCGACAAGGCGCTGCTGCGTCCCGGCCGTTTCGACCGGATCATCGAGATCCCGTTGCCCGATGGAGAGGGCCGGCTCTCGATCCTGAAAGTCCACACCCGGGGACTGACCGTTGACGAATCGGTCGACCTTGTCGAAGTTGCATCCATGACCGAGGGCAGGAACGGAGCAGATCTCCGGGCGATCTGCATGGAAGCCGGGATGTTTGCCATCCGGAACGACCGTGAAGCTATCACCCGTTCCGACTTTTTGGCGGCCATAGAAAAAGTCAGGATCGATTTCTCCCGGCCCGTCTCCGATGTCGAAGGCCGGATGTTTGCATAA
- a CDS encoding response regulator, with protein sequence MAMNSDPSGTDADIPSGPDGDHVIDIFIFTKDARNSRQITGQLANEGYRITSFFDDAELLDRLRMGKPNLLICDATGPEKEGYPVCHDIKEDADLWNIPVLLITGVSSLGDLLIVLDSNADNFIALPWDAQYLVSLIELMLASPVEKPDPDKVRTQFKIRHEDQDYVITADRRKLLEFLLSSFEIAMNRATELDQVRGERNTLQSTLESRVAEKTRELTSEVARLQTAATGQSRELDSSKNALAATQREADALRTRIGETEKSLAAKADELARANEELEATRAHLAETEDTVRTLGAEKEELVHTLKSELDTANADLAQARDALAGAHRELDLQSSEHADLRQQLETRDTEYTETKKSLAAAVIEIGQLKSDLAGEKNRADTAEQEVKSILQEKAKSEEDLRQMIGDITAKAAQQSQEVLRLSDELVTEKKERESLEQDYTEFRQETAKKETGLVAERDTLAGHHDELQEKYDALTESLGAEREKAATKDADMARLAVEKRQLENDLLSAKGQVETLTMALDEEKRLRAGAELNAKNGIESKNDELRELAATIDTLRRDLDARGSELSLAGKERDDARLAHREACDRLAALELAKGQADKVARSAAAEMEQVREQLETERRLRHGAEETAAAAERTKENINQNLQATIEAAESAKRELSGRIDELSKSLENERAAKDSAAGQLDRAVTGLKEAARIADRLKDMESDLRTAQERQRSLEEQLRNCEREQAQKEAAFQSLTEDLGQISSTLATERDLRRAAEHAYEEQKEELAVLKSGTGHTLDGTPPAMAEEPALPAVIPGAAHHELAVREDPVHSLTTMEDFFEEPTELDIGDLPDAAPVPDSTRDGSGSPEVQDIPVTRGTLIVPPVRECGTSATTLPSDPMPEKGEDQEIHACISDDPDAGPSSKEELSETEDLPEGDETDSPLDENPDDEIPDESEDGDAEKQAGISGADTPRTGTTFSRRQWLDLIKWAHHAETLSREDRIRIVKLGRLIQQGRRLTPRQEEQLTGLVALAGAMGYRPKE encoded by the coding sequence ATGGCGATGAATTCTGACCCATCTGGTACAGATGCAGACATCCCCTCCGGCCCGGACGGGGATCACGTCATCGATATCTTCATTTTCACCAAAGATGCCCGTAATTCCCGGCAGATAACCGGGCAATTGGCAAACGAAGGATACCGGATCACTTCGTTTTTTGATGATGCCGAATTGCTGGACCGTCTCCGCATGGGAAAACCCAACCTTCTCATCTGCGACGCAACCGGCCCGGAAAAAGAGGGTTATCCAGTCTGCCATGATATCAAGGAAGATGCGGATCTCTGGAATATCCCTGTTCTTTTGATCACGGGCGTCTCCAGCCTCGGCGACCTTTTGATCGTGCTTGACAGCAATGCGGACAATTTTATCGCTTTGCCGTGGGATGCCCAGTACCTTGTCTCGCTCATCGAACTGATGCTTGCCTCGCCCGTGGAAAAACCGGATCCGGATAAAGTGCGGACGCAGTTCAAGATCCGTCACGAAGACCAGGATTATGTCATTACTGCCGATCGCAGGAAGCTCCTGGAATTCCTGCTCTCCTCGTTTGAGATCGCAATGAACCGGGCAACCGAACTCGACCAGGTTCGGGGCGAACGGAACACGCTCCAGTCAACGCTGGAAAGCAGGGTTGCCGAGAAGACCCGGGAACTCACCAGTGAGGTAGCCCGGCTCCAGACGGCAGCAACCGGACAGTCCCGCGAATTGGACTCGTCAAAAAATGCACTGGCAGCAACCCAGAGGGAGGCAGATGCCCTGCGTACCCGTATCGGGGAGACGGAAAAATCGCTTGCGGCAAAAGCCGACGAGCTCGCCCGGGCAAACGAGGAACTGGAAGCCACCCGTGCCCATCTTGCAGAAACGGAAGACACCGTAAGGACCCTTGGTGCGGAAAAAGAGGAACTTGTACATACCCTCAAGAGCGAGCTCGATACTGCAAATGCAGACCTGGCACAGGCCCGGGATGCGCTTGCCGGGGCACACAGGGAACTTGACCTTCAATCATCGGAACATGCCGATCTCCGGCAGCAGCTGGAGACACGGGACACTGAATACACAGAGACCAAAAAATCCCTTGCAGCTGCGGTAATTGAGATCGGGCAGCTCAAGAGCGATCTTGCCGGGGAGAAGAACCGGGCAGATACGGCCGAGCAGGAAGTAAAATCCATCCTCCAGGAAAAGGCAAAATCCGAAGAAGACCTTCGGCAGATGATTGGGGACATTACCGCAAAGGCCGCACAGCAGTCCCAGGAAGTTCTGCGTCTTTCCGATGAACTAGTAACAGAAAAGAAAGAGCGCGAGAGTCTCGAACAGGACTATACAGAATTCCGGCAGGAAACGGCAAAGAAAGAAACCGGGCTGGTTGCCGAACGGGACACTCTTGCCGGGCACCATGACGAACTCCAGGAAAAATACGATGCGCTTACTGAATCTCTTGGGGCAGAACGGGAGAAGGCTGCCACAAAGGATGCGGATATGGCACGCCTTGCCGTGGAAAAACGGCAGCTTGAAAACGATCTGCTCTCGGCAAAGGGTCAGGTTGAGACCCTCACGATGGCCCTTGACGAGGAAAAACGCCTGCGGGCCGGTGCCGAGCTGAACGCCAAAAACGGGATCGAGTCCAAGAACGACGAGCTGCGGGAACTGGCTGCAACCATCGATACTCTCCGGAGGGATCTGGATGCCCGGGGGTCAGAACTCTCTCTTGCAGGAAAGGAGCGGGACGATGCCCGGCTTGCGCACCGGGAAGCCTGCGATCGGCTCGCCGCTTTGGAGCTGGCAAAGGGACAGGCAGACAAGGTGGCCCGGTCTGCTGCAGCCGAGATGGAGCAGGTACGGGAACAGCTGGAGACGGAACGGCGCCTGCGCCATGGAGCAGAGGAAACGGCAGCCGCGGCAGAACGGACAAAGGAGAATATCAATCAGAATCTCCAGGCAACGATCGAGGCCGCTGAATCCGCAAAACGGGAACTTTCAGGAAGAATCGATGAGTTGTCAAAGAGTCTTGAGAACGAACGTGCGGCAAAGGACTCTGCGGCCGGCCAGCTGGACCGGGCAGTTACCGGCTTAAAAGAGGCTGCCAGGATCGCGGACCGGTTAAAAGATATGGAGAGCGATCTCAGGACCGCACAGGAACGGCAGCGGTCGCTTGAGGAGCAGCTCCGTAATTGTGAACGGGAACAGGCACAAAAAGAGGCTGCGTTTCAGTCGCTGACCGAGGATCTCGGGCAGATCTCCTCAACGCTTGCTACAGAACGGGATCTGCGCCGGGCAGCAGAACACGCGTACGAGGAACAAAAAGAGGAACTTGCAGTACTGAAAAGCGGGACCGGACATACCCTTGACGGTACTCCCCCGGCAATGGCAGAGGAACCGGCCCTCCCTGCAGTGATCCCGGGCGCAGCTCACCATGAGCTGGCAGTTCGTGAGGATCCGGTTCATTCCTTAACCACAATGGAAGATTTCTTTGAAGAACCAACAGAGCTGGATATTGGAGACCTGCCCGATGCAGCTCCGGTACCAGACAGCACCAGAGACGGATCCGGTAGTCCTGAAGTCCAGGACATACCCGTGACCCGAGGTACCCTGATAGTTCCGCCGGTCCGGGAATGCGGCACGAGTGCGACGACGCTTCCATCAGATCCCATGCCGGAGAAGGGAGAAGATCAGGAGATTCATGCCTGCATCTCTGATGATCCTGATGCCGGGCCGTCATCAAAAGAAGAATTATCCGAAACAGAGGATCTCCCGGAGGGGGATGAGACGGACTCTCCGCTTGATGAGAATCCGGATGATGAGATCCCGGACGAATCCGAAGACGGTGACGCGGAGAAGCAGGCAGGAATTTCCGGGGCGGATACTCCTCGGACCGGTACGACGTTCAGCCGCAGACAATGGCTGGATCTGATCAAGTGGGCCCATCATGCAGAAACACTCAGTCGCGAAGACCGCATACGGATTGTTAAGCTCGGACGTTTGATCCAGCAGGGAAGGCGCCTGACACCGCGGCAGGAAGAGCAACTGACCGGACTGGTGGCCCTTGCTGGTGCAATGGGCTACCGTCCAAAAGAGTGA
- the rqcH gene encoding ribosome rescue protein RqcH: protein MATAQGMSGIDLRAVTGELNAKLPLWIDKVYQFESRTLGIRLNGENHARYLLLIEAGRRAHLVSAFPDAPKNPPQFAMFLRKYISGGKVLAIRQHGLERILIFEIGKGELTYRLIIELFDEGNVILTDEAGKIIKPLRHHRFKDRDIVPDALYAMSETDPTGSEKNLAATLAGDDRDLVRALAVACMFGGTYAEYVCKTSGIDKSLPAKAADPKALYAAITGLFSRVQQSARPVVSAKSCEPLAFGEGEGNSGDTGTPYPGYSAALEAFYPMTKAEKVRVAAKPKLSEEERIHKYQEAAIKKFDEKIKKNEELVNAIYENYQFIAQIISSLDTASKEHSWQEIERHLKGNSSADAKKIVAFYPEDAAVGVDIGKTVKIFVHESVEQNAGRYYDTIKKFKKKKEGALQAMKTVRPKKRAVHRDIVPMKKLWYHRFRWFVTSDGVVVLGGRDASQNEELVKKYMTGGDLFLHADVHGASVILVKGKTEKMDEVAQFAASFSGAWRSGHFSADVFSVRPDQVSKTPESGEYISRGSFIVRGERTYYRDVPLAVGIGLVLEPQAAVIGGPPAVIRSRTKTCVEIRPGQFEPNDVAKKVLRSLREHLAPEEEKLLKGILNTESVAAFVPPGGSDILEES from the coding sequence ATGGCAACAGCGCAGGGAATGAGCGGGATCGATCTGCGGGCGGTAACCGGCGAGCTCAATGCAAAGCTGCCGCTCTGGATCGATAAGGTTTACCAGTTCGAGAGCCGGACGCTCGGTATCCGCCTGAATGGCGAAAACCATGCGAGGTACCTGCTCCTAATTGAAGCCGGGCGACGGGCGCACCTTGTATCAGCGTTCCCGGACGCCCCGAAAAATCCTCCGCAGTTTGCCATGTTCCTGCGCAAGTATATCTCCGGAGGCAAGGTACTTGCAATCCGACAGCACGGACTGGAACGGATCCTGATATTCGAGATCGGGAAAGGCGAACTCACCTACCGGCTCATCATCGAACTCTTTGATGAGGGAAACGTGATCCTCACCGATGAGGCAGGAAAAATTATCAAGCCGCTCCGGCACCACCGGTTCAAGGACCGGGACATAGTCCCCGATGCACTCTATGCCATGAGCGAAACCGACCCGACCGGTTCAGAGAAAAATCTTGCCGCAACGCTTGCAGGGGACGACCGGGATCTGGTCCGGGCCCTTGCGGTTGCGTGCATGTTTGGCGGCACATATGCGGAATATGTCTGTAAGACCTCGGGTATTGATAAGTCCCTGCCGGCAAAAGCTGCCGATCCAAAGGCATTGTATGCGGCCATAACCGGGCTCTTTTCCCGGGTGCAGCAGTCAGCCCGGCCGGTTGTATCAGCAAAAAGCTGCGAACCGCTCGCGTTTGGTGAGGGAGAAGGGAACTCCGGGGATACCGGCACACCCTACCCCGGCTATTCTGCTGCGCTCGAAGCCTTCTACCCGATGACCAAAGCCGAGAAGGTCAGGGTTGCGGCAAAACCGAAACTTTCCGAAGAGGAGCGGATCCACAAGTACCAGGAAGCCGCAATTAAAAAATTCGACGAGAAGATCAAAAAGAACGAAGAGCTGGTAAATGCGATCTACGAGAACTACCAGTTCATTGCACAGATCATCTCGTCACTGGATACGGCAAGCAAAGAACACTCCTGGCAGGAAATCGAGCGCCACCTCAAGGGAAATTCATCTGCCGATGCCAAAAAGATCGTGGCGTTTTACCCGGAAGATGCAGCGGTGGGCGTTGATATTGGAAAGACCGTGAAGATCTTCGTCCACGAAAGTGTCGAGCAGAACGCAGGGCGTTATTACGATACCATCAAAAAATTCAAGAAGAAAAAGGAAGGCGCCCTCCAGGCTATGAAGACGGTCCGGCCAAAGAAAAGGGCGGTACACCGCGATATTGTGCCCATGAAAAAACTCTGGTACCACCGGTTCCGGTGGTTTGTAACAAGCGATGGTGTGGTGGTGCTGGGCGGCCGGGATGCTTCGCAGAACGAAGAACTGGTCAAGAAGTACATGACCGGCGGCGATCTCTTCCTGCACGCGGACGTGCACGGGGCAAGTGTCATTCTCGTAAAAGGAAAGACCGAAAAGATGGACGAAGTGGCGCAGTTTGCCGCATCGTTCTCCGGCGCGTGGCGGAGCGGGCATTTCTCGGCCGATGTTTTCAGCGTGCGGCCGGACCAGGTAAGTAAGACTCCCGAGTCCGGGGAATATATCAGTCGGGGCTCGTTTATCGTGAGAGGAGAGCGCACGTACTACCGGGATGTCCCGCTCGCAGTAGGGATCGGTCTCGTGCTCGAACCCCAAGCTGCGGTTATCGGCGGTCCACCCGCAGTTATCCGGTCGCGGACAAAGACCTGTGTAGAGATCCGGCCCGGGCAGTTCGAGCCAAACGATGTGGCAAAAAAAGTGCTCCGATCCCTGCGGGAGCATCTCGCACCCGAGGAGGAGAAACTGCTCAAGGGAATCTTAAACACCGAATCGGTAGCAGCCTTTGTCCCGCCGGGGGGTTCGGACATTCTTGAGGAGTCATGA
- a CDS encoding FKBP-type peptidyl-prolyl cis-trans isomerase — translation MTDPEKTAEPTVPEEKTETVTKKAEEKTPESTKQNVPAKGAGKETEKKAMNRELLITVGVAVILIAAAVGAWFFLTPVVATKGDTVSVYYTGTFDNGTVFDSNKNSTEPLMFTLGNSTIIPGFADAVSGMALNSEKTVTLPPEKAYGNYDPGLVQVVNRTGPLANVTFVPGQHYIIHDRLTDTNSRVTVINVTPKTVTIDSNSPYVGQNVTFTIQLVNITKTK, via the coding sequence TTGACCGATCCAGAAAAAACAGCCGAACCGACAGTTCCTGAAGAGAAAACAGAAACTGTGACGAAAAAGGCAGAAGAGAAAACTCCGGAGAGCACAAAACAGAACGTACCGGCAAAGGGTGCGGGAAAAGAGACCGAAAAGAAAGCCATGAACAGGGAATTGCTTATAACAGTCGGTGTAGCAGTGATCCTGATCGCTGCTGCAGTCGGCGCCTGGTTCTTCCTTACCCCGGTCGTTGCAACAAAGGGAGACACCGTTTCTGTCTACTACACCGGGACATTTGACAACGGCACGGTGTTTGATTCCAACAAGAATTCCACCGAACCGCTGATGTTTACCCTCGGCAACTCAACGATCATCCCCGGTTTTGCAGATGCAGTATCGGGTATGGCGCTGAATTCGGAAAAGACCGTAACGCTCCCGCCGGAAAAAGCCTACGGGAACTATGACCCCGGCCTTGTCCAGGTTGTCAACCGTACCGGACCGCTCGCCAATGTCACGTTCGTTCCTGGCCAGCATTATATCATCCACGACCGGCTCACCGATACCAACAGCAGGGTTACCGTCATTAACGTGACACCAAAGACCGTGACCATCGATTCCAACAGCCCGTACGTAGGCCAGAACGTGACCTTTACGATTCAACTGGTCAACATCACCAAAACCAAGTAA